Proteins encoded in a region of the Acidobacteriota bacterium genome:
- a CDS encoding zinc ABC transporter substrate-binding protein, with translation MKILLASICAGVVLLAGPLGGVFATSAPLKIVTTTEDLAAIARDIGGDAVTVEAIARGYQDPHFVEAKPSFILKFSRADLLIVVGRELEIGWLPPLINSSRNARIQVGATGYLDPSANVKILDLPTGQLTRAMGDVHPSGNPHYWLDPGNGRVIAAAIRDRLTQLDRANQAGYAQRYADFDRRLADAERRWDTAMKPFKGTKVVTYHRSWPNFTDRFGLDVIGYVEPKPGVPPSPAHTLGLITEMKRQQVKVIIIEPYFDTKTPKQIASQTGAQVLTLAPSVGGLPGTDDYIKLFDFNINLLVTTLAKAGK, from the coding sequence ATGAAAATACTCCTTGCATCAATCTGTGCCGGTGTCGTCTTGCTCGCCGGCCCTCTCGGCGGCGTGTTCGCGACTTCGGCGCCACTCAAGATCGTGACCACCACCGAGGACCTGGCCGCAATCGCGCGCGACATCGGCGGCGACGCCGTGACCGTCGAAGCCATCGCGCGGGGCTACCAGGACCCGCATTTTGTTGAGGCCAAACCCAGTTTTATTCTGAAATTCAGTCGCGCCGACCTTCTCATCGTGGTGGGCCGGGAACTTGAAATTGGCTGGCTGCCTCCGCTGATCAACAGCAGCCGCAACGCGCGCATCCAGGTGGGCGCCACGGGATACCTCGACCCTTCAGCGAACGTGAAGATCCTGGACCTGCCCACCGGACAGTTGACGCGCGCGATGGGCGACGTGCACCCTTCCGGCAACCCGCACTACTGGCTCGATCCCGGAAACGGCCGTGTCATCGCGGCAGCGATTCGTGACCGGCTCACCCAGCTTGACCGCGCGAACCAGGCGGGTTACGCCCAGCGGTACGCCGACTTCGATCGGCGCCTGGCCGACGCAGAACGGCGATGGGATACGGCCATGAAGCCGTTCAAGGGCACCAAGGTCGTGACATATCACCGGTCGTGGCCGAACTTCACCGACCGGTTTGGTCTTGACGTGATCGGGTACGTCGAGCCCAAGCCCGGTGTGCCTCCCTCACCAGCGCACACGCTCGGCTTGATCACTGAGATGAAACGCCAGCAGGTGAAGGTGATCATCATTGAGCCGTACTTCGATACGAAGACCCCCAAACAGATTGCGTCGCAAACCGGCGCGCAGGTGCTGACGCTGGCGCCCTCGGTGGGAGGCCTGCCAGGCACCGACGACTACATCAAGCTGTTCGACTTCAACATCAATCTGCTGGTGACGACGCTCGCAAAGGCCGGGAAGTAG
- a CDS encoding TonB-dependent receptor, with the protein MQLRRLFAMALVAVCATAGTAYGQSQAINGTIEGTVKDSSGAVLPGVTVTVTNTSTGAQRVVVSNESGVFRAPLLPLGVFTVTAELSGFSKFEQVGINLVAGQTVVLSVALKVGALSETVTVSADSAVVNLGKTDVGRNLNEREIKNLPLVSRNPYNFALLQPGVTGSENSEFGVPRFGVNGQALRVNYQVDGNTNTQRDRAGLRMMPMSEVMISEVQVVTSGFAPEFGSTTGLVYNAVTPSGTNTFKGDLGYRFRRKSWSAFPFFFQGVRTDDTRPDNSLKIFTGTAGGPIVKNSLHFYTGTERTYREMPRLINIDPGIATQVGVAAQPGAIDAYQQVLFIIGKVDWQATPSQRLTARTNLFRNDNPLNAGGGGNTAIERSVDFNDRMWSHAVQAVSTLGASNLNELRMQVMQRTSRRDSAEGAGTGVSVNINGGVINGVNNSIQFGMPTGDGELLQQRIYQVVNNFTMLRGNHNFKVGVDYSFIDDKRAVPLPATYTFPTVAAYLAAKSGANPKGYTTFAQTVAIEPEFDMTNAGLSGFIQDDWKISPRLKLLYGVRYDLNMYNKGIEGSPYSQTFNRDANNFGPRFGFAWTPDESGKSVIRGSSVVMYDQMLLAIIEQSYENSGDPRRIAVSLAPTAANAPSFPNVLTTATGTQSVLFGMDPDFVSGRTWQNNIAYERAIGTNYSASVSAMYARGYTMPVISEVNFTDNPVRTLDDGRKVFSATVNAANRVDPRYNRVRLVQSIGESWYKAMTLQFGKRWNGSLQFDLNYTLAKGIDTAPLGGGTLSVQGDAARSDPFDLQRDKGPNSLDIRHTFNASIVALANFTIANRVLHHIINNNQVSLLVQVNSGTPVQLAGNTDLNGDGTNNDRPLFITRNSLNLPTRKNMDLRFSRFFNLHKSYRFEVQAEFKNIFNNEQVSGVQTTYPVNATTGAATGTLPNNSFALIPTGGFEQRKFQLGFKLFF; encoded by the coding sequence ATGCAGTTGCGTCGTCTTTTTGCCATGGCCCTCGTGGCCGTGTGCGCCACCGCCGGCACGGCCTATGGACAGTCTCAGGCCATCAACGGAACCATCGAAGGCACAGTCAAGGACTCGTCCGGGGCCGTGTTGCCTGGCGTGACCGTCACCGTGACCAATACCAGCACGGGCGCGCAGCGCGTGGTCGTGAGCAACGAATCTGGCGTGTTCCGGGCCCCCCTTCTGCCACTGGGCGTGTTCACCGTCACGGCAGAACTCTCCGGATTCTCGAAGTTCGAACAGGTGGGCATCAATCTGGTGGCCGGGCAGACGGTTGTCCTGAGTGTGGCCCTGAAAGTGGGCGCGCTGAGCGAGACCGTGACCGTCAGCGCCGACTCGGCGGTGGTCAACCTGGGCAAGACGGACGTGGGCCGCAACCTGAACGAGCGTGAAATCAAGAACCTGCCGCTCGTCTCGCGCAACCCCTACAATTTTGCCCTCCTGCAGCCCGGCGTGACGGGCTCGGAAAACAGTGAGTTCGGCGTGCCGCGCTTCGGCGTCAACGGGCAGGCCCTGCGCGTGAACTACCAGGTGGACGGCAACACGAATACCCAGCGCGACCGCGCCGGCCTGCGCATGATGCCGATGTCGGAAGTCATGATCAGCGAAGTCCAGGTGGTGACGTCCGGATTCGCGCCCGAGTTCGGCAGCACGACCGGCCTGGTCTACAACGCCGTCACGCCGTCAGGCACCAACACCTTCAAGGGTGATCTCGGCTACCGCTTCCGGCGCAAGTCCTGGTCGGCATTCCCGTTCTTCTTCCAGGGCGTGCGGACGGACGATACACGACCGGATAACTCGCTCAAGATTTTCACCGGCACGGCCGGCGGCCCGATTGTGAAGAACTCGCTGCATTTCTACACAGGCACGGAACGCACCTACCGCGAAATGCCGCGCCTCATCAACATCGACCCGGGCATCGCCACCCAGGTGGGTGTGGCGGCCCAGCCCGGCGCCATCGACGCGTACCAGCAAGTACTTTTCATCATCGGCAAGGTTGACTGGCAGGCCACCCCGAGCCAGCGCCTCACCGCGCGCACCAACCTTTTCAGGAACGACAATCCGCTCAACGCAGGCGGCGGCGGCAACACGGCCATCGAGCGGTCGGTGGACTTCAACGACCGGATGTGGTCGCACGCCGTACAGGCGGTCTCCACCCTCGGTGCCTCGAACCTCAACGAACTGCGGATGCAGGTGATGCAGCGCACCTCGCGCCGTGACTCGGCGGAGGGCGCCGGCACCGGCGTTTCGGTCAACATCAATGGCGGCGTCATCAACGGTGTCAACAACAGCATCCAGTTCGGCATGCCGACCGGCGACGGCGAACTGCTGCAGCAGCGCATCTACCAGGTGGTCAACAACTTCACGATGCTCCGCGGCAACCACAACTTCAAGGTGGGCGTCGACTACTCGTTCATCGATGACAAACGCGCGGTTCCGCTGCCGGCCACCTACACCTTCCCCACAGTGGCGGCGTACCTGGCGGCCAAGAGTGGCGCCAACCCCAAGGGCTACACGACGTTCGCGCAAACCGTGGCGATCGAGCCGGAATTCGACATGACCAACGCCGGGCTGTCGGGCTTCATTCAGGACGACTGGAAGATCTCGCCCAGGCTGAAGCTGCTGTACGGTGTGCGGTACGACCTCAACATGTACAACAAAGGCATCGAGGGGTCGCCCTACTCCCAGACGTTCAACCGCGACGCCAATAACTTCGGCCCCAGGTTCGGCTTTGCGTGGACACCGGACGAGTCCGGCAAGTCCGTCATCCGCGGCAGCTCGGTCGTGATGTACGACCAGATGCTGCTGGCGATCATCGAGCAGTCGTATGAAAACTCTGGCGACCCGCGACGCATCGCCGTCTCGCTGGCGCCAACCGCGGCCAACGCGCCCAGTTTCCCGAACGTGCTGACGACCGCCACGGGCACCCAGAGCGTGCTCTTCGGCATGGATCCCGATTTCGTGTCCGGTCGCACGTGGCAGAACAACATTGCGTACGAGCGCGCCATCGGCACCAACTACTCGGCGTCGGTCAGCGCGATGTATGCGCGCGGCTATACGATGCCCGTCATCTCGGAAGTGAACTTCACCGACAATCCCGTCCGCACGCTGGATGACGGCCGCAAGGTATTCAGCGCGACCGTGAACGCGGCCAACCGGGTGGACCCACGGTACAATCGCGTCCGGCTCGTACAGTCGATCGGCGAGTCCTGGTACAAGGCCATGACGCTGCAGTTCGGCAAGCGCTGGAACGGCAGCCTCCAGTTTGACCTGAACTACACGCTGGCCAAGGGCATCGACACGGCACCGCTCGGCGGCGGCACGCTGTCGGTGCAGGGTGATGCCGCGCGATCGGATCCGTTCGACCTGCAGCGCGACAAGGGCCCGAACTCGCTCGACATCCGGCATACGTTTAATGCGAGCATCGTCGCTCTGGCGAACTTCACGATCGCCAACCGCGTGCTGCACCACATCATCAACAACAACCAGGTGTCCCTGCTCGTGCAGGTGAACAGCGGCACACCCGTGCAGCTGGCGGGCAACACGGACCTCAACGGCGACGGCACCAACAATGACCGCCCGCTGTTCATCACGCGCAACTCGCTGAACCTGCCGACGCGCAAGAACATGGACCTGCGATTCTCGCGCTTCTTTAATCTGCACAAGAGCTACCGGTTCGAGGTGCAGGCGGAGTTCAAGAACATCTTCAACAACGAGCAGGTGTCCGGCGTGCAGACCACCTACCCGGTGAATGCCACGACCGGCGCGGCCACGGGGACACTGCCGAACAACAGCTTCGCCCTGATTCCCACTGGCGGATTCGAGCAGCGCAAGTTCCAACTCGGCTTCAAGCTGTTTTTCTAG